AGTTGGCCGACGAGCCGTCCTTGCTCGGCTGGTCCATGTAGCGCAGCGGGGTGCCGTTGCCGCGGATGTCGACCTTCTCGCCGATCAGGTAGTCGCCCGGGTCCTTGGCGTTGGCGGCGTAGAACTCGACCGCAGTGCCGAGGATGTCCGAGGTGGCCTCGTTCAGGCCGCCGGACTCACCGCTGTAGTTCAGACCGGCGGTGTTCGAGGTGAGGCCGTGGGTCATCTCGTGCCCGGCCACGTCCAGCGAGGTGAGCGGCTTGGTGTTGCCCGCGCCGTCGCCGTACGTCATGCAGAAGCAGCTGTCGGACCAGAAGGCGTTGACGTACGCGTTGCCGTAGTGGACCCGGGAGTACGCGGCGACGCCGTTGTTCCTGATGCCGTTGCGGCCGAGGACGTTCTTGTAGAAGTCCCAGGTGACCTGGGCGCCGTAGTGGGCGTCCACGGCGGCGTTCTGGTCGGTGGAGGAGCTGGTGGCGGTGCCGGTGCCCCAGACGTCGTCCGCGTCGGTGAAGAGCGTGCCGGCCGAGGAGGACGTGGCGCGGGCCTTGTTGTACGTCTTGTGGGCGCCGCGCGAGGCGTCGTTCAGCTGGTACGTCGAGCCGGACAGCGAGGTGCCGATGGTGACCTGGCCGTTGTACTGGCTGTTGCCGCTGCCGGTCTGGACGGCCTCCCACTCGTACAGCTTCTTGCCGGTCTCCGCGTCGGTGACGACGTGCAGCTCCTGCGGGGTGCCGTCGTGCTGGAAGCCGCCGACGACCGTCTCGTAGGCGAGGGCGGGCTTGCCGCTCGCGGCCCAGACGACCTTGCGCGGGGCCTTGTCGGCCGCCGTCTTGGTGGAGCCCTCGGCCTTGGCGGCCTTCAGCGCCTGCTTCTCGGCGGTGGCCTTGGTGACGTCCGCGGTCAGGTCGGCGACCTTGACGGAGGCGGTGGTCGCCTTGCTGACGCTCTTGATGTCGCCGGCCTTGGACTCGTGGACGACGAGGTCGCCGCCGAGGACCGGGAGGCCGCCGTAGGTGCGCTCGTAGCGCGTGTGGACCGTGCCGTCCGCGTCCTTGAGGACGTCACGGACGACCAGTTCCTCCTTGGCGCCCAGGCCTATCTCGTCGGCGGTCTCGGCCGTGGCCGCGTCCGCCTTCTTGATCAGGGCGGTGCGCGCGGCGGGGGTCAGCAGGACCGGGGCTCCGGCCGGCTTGGCCTTGTCGGCGACCGGCGCGGGCTGGGCGGTGGCACCGGAGGTCAGGCCGGTGGTGAGGAGCGCGCCGGCGGCGACGGCGGTCGCGATGGCGAGCGTGGTGCGCTTGTGACGCGCGTAGAGAGGACGTCGGGGAGTCACACGAGCTCCTTATGTGGGGGAGTGCTGGGGTGCTGGTGCGGCGGGTGGAGGAAGAGTGACACCTGAGTCGTGTTCATGTCAGGAGGGGGTGATGATGTTGGCCGAAAGTCAACTGTCCGGTGAATGTTGCGGGAACGTGAACGGGCGCCGCCCCGGCGGGAATCGACCCACCGGGGCGGCGCCTACGAGGAACGACAGGCGCGTGCGCGGGGGTGACCCGCCCGTGCGCCCGGTCCGACCTACGGGAACGTCAGCTTCCAGCTGTTGATGTACCCGGTGTCCCGGGCCGCGTTGTCCTGGACCCTCAACTGCCAGACCCCGTTGGCGACTTCGGAGGAGGCGTTCACGGTGTACGTGGTGTTGATGTTGTCCGTGCTGCCGCCGGTGCCGTACGCCTTCAGCGTGTACGCCGTGCCGTCGGGGGCGACCAGCTGGACCTGGAGGTCACCGATGTAGGTGTGGACGATGTCCACGGCGACCGCGAGGTTGGAGGGTGCGTTTCCGGTCCGGCCGGAGACGGTGACCGGCGAGGTGACCGCCGCCCCGTTGTCCGGAATCGATACGTCGGTCGTGGACTCGAACGACGTACCGCCGCCCCCGCCACCGCCGGGCCGGGTGCCCACGTTGACGCCCGCCCACGCGTTGGCCACGGCCGTGTACTCCGCGGACGTGGTGCCGTACAGCTCACCGGCCGCAGCCAGGGTCCCGGTGCGGGCGCCCGCGTAGTTGGTGGTCGAGGTGAACTTGGTGGTCAGCGCGCGGAACCAGATCTTCTCCGCCTTGTCCCGGCCGATGCCGGTCACCGGCAGGTTGTCCGAGGTGGGCGAGTTGTAGCTGACGCCGTTGATGGTCTTGGCGCCGCTGCCCTCGGAGAGCAGGTAGAAGAAGTGGTTCGCGGGGCCCGAGGAGTAGTGCACGTCGATCGAGCCGATGCCCGAGTACCAGGCGTCCTTCGACGAGCCGTCCTTGCTCGGCCGGTCCATGTAACGCAGCGGCGTGCCGTCGCCGTTGATGTTGATCTCCTCGCCGATGAGGTAGTCACCGACGTCGGAGGAGTTCGCCGCGAAGAACTCGACCGTGGAGCCGAAGATGTCCGAGGTGGCCTCGTTCAGACCGCCGGACTCGCCGCTGTAGTTCAGACCGGCGGTGTTGGAGGTGAGGCCGTGGGTCATCTCGTGCGCGGCCACGTCGATCGAGGTCAGCGGGTTGGCGTTGCCCGAGCCGTCGCCGTACGTCATGCAGAAGCAGGTGTCCTGCCAGAACGCGTTGACGTAGTTGTTGCCGTAGTGCACACGCGAGTAGGCGCCGACGCCGTCACCCCGGATGCCGCTGCGGCCGTGCACGTTCTTGTAGTAGTCCCAGGTCAGCGCCGCGCCGTAGTGGGCGTCGGCGGCGGCCGACTCCAGGTTCGACGGGGTGCCGTTGCCCCACACGTCGTCGGGGCCGGAGAACAGGGTCCCGGCGCCGGACGTGCCGCGGTTGAGGTTGTTCGTCTTGTGGTTGCCGCGCGCGCCGTCGGTCAGGTTGTACGTCGAACCGGACTGCGTGGTGCCGAGGGTCACCTGGCCGCTGTAGACCGTGTTGCCGGTGCCGGTCTCGACGGCCTCCCACTCGTACAGCTTGGCGCCGCTGGTGGCGTCCGTGATGACGTGCAGCTCCTGCGGGGTGCCGTCGTGCTGGAAGCCGCCGACGACCGTCTCGTAGGCGAGGACGGGCTTGCCGCTCGCGGCCCAGACGACCTTGCGGGGCGCCCGGTTGATGTCCGGGCTCTTGGCATCCTCGGCCTTCGCGGCGCCGAGCGCCTGCTTCTCGGCCTTGGCCCTGCTGACGGTCGGCGTCAGCGACGGGACGGCGATCTTCGCCTTGGTGGCCTTGACGACGTCCTCGGTCTCGCCCGCCTTCGTGGTCTCGACGACCAGGTCGCCGCCGAGGACCGGGAGGCCGTCGTACGTCCGCTCGTACCGGGTGTGCACGGTGCCGTCGCGGTCCTTGACCACGTCGCGGACGACGAGCTTCTCCTTGGCGCCGAGGCTCAGTTCCTCGGCCGTCGCCGCCTTCGTCGCGTCGGCCTCGCGTATCAGCTCGGCCCGCTGGGCGGGGGTGAGCTTGACCGAGGCGGCGCCGGTGGCCTTGCCCGCTGCCGACGGTGCCTTCTCCGGGGCGGCGGTGGCGGCGCCCGACTGGACGGCCGCGGCCAACAGGGCGGTGACGGCGACGAGCGCGCCGGCGGCCGTGCGCCGGCGGGCGGTGTGGCCGAAGGTGTTACCGGTGTGGGAGGTGCGTCTGTGGGACTGGCGTCTCAACACTGACTCCTTCTGCGTGGCCGCGGTTCGCACGGCCAGGGGAGACCGGACGGCTGGTGGCCGTCCGGGCAGAACAAGGTGTGCACTGACGAACGCGAAACCACATGCGTGGGGGTGCCGCGCGGCACGTGAGAGCGCTACTTGTGAGGTTGCTGTGCCGCGGTTGTGGGCAGAGTGGCAGGAGATTGCGCTTCCTGTCAGGAGCGCGTCAACAAGTTGGCCGGAAATGCTCCGTTGCCCGGTTGATCGTGTTCGCTATACGGACCGTTCACCTGGCGGGGTTCTCTCGTCCCCGTGCCAGCGCCGCCACAGTGCCGCGTACGCGCTGTCCGCCGCCACCAGCTCCTCGTGCGTGCCGAGTTCGGTGAGGCGGCCGTCCTCCATCACCGCCACGCGGTCCGCGTCGTGGGCGGTGTGGAGGCGGTGGGCGATGGCGATGACCGTACGGCCGTGGAGCACGGCGGCGAGGGCGCGTTCGGTGTGGCGGGCGGTGGTGGGATCGAGGAGAGCGGTGGCCTCGTCGAGGATGAGGGTGTGCGGGTCGGCCAGGACCACCCGGGCGAGGGCGAGTTGCTGGGCCTGGGGGCCGTCCGTACGGCGCCCGCCCTCGCCGAGGCGGGTGCCGAGGCCGTCGGGGAGGTCACGGACCCAGCCGTCCGCGCCCACCGCCGACAGCGCCGCCCACAACTCCTCGTCCGTGGCCGCCGGTTCGGCGATGAGGAGGTTGTCGCGGACCGTGCCCAGGAAGACGTGGTGCTCCTGGGTGACCAGGACCACCTGGCGGCGCAGCCGCTCCGGGCCGAGGTCCACGACGGGCACACCGCCGACCGTCACCGTGCCGGCGGTCGGCGCGTCGATACCGGCCAGCAGGCGGCTCAGCGTCGTCTTCCCGGCGCCCGACGGGCCGACCACCGCGAGCCGTTCGCCCGGACGCACCGTCAGGTCCACCCCGCGCAGCACCTCGCCGCCCCGCTCGTACGCGTACCGCACACCCCGTACGTCGATACGGTCGTCCGCGGGCTCCGGGGTGGCGGCGGAGCCGGTGCGCGGCGCCCCGGCCAGCCCCTCCACCCGGGCGAAGGAGGCGCCGCTGCTCTGCAACAGCTCCACCCGCATCAGGATCTCGTCGAGCGGGCCGCTCAGCTGCTGCAGATACAGGGCCGCCGACACCACCGCGCCCAGCGTGACCGAACCACGCGCGAGCAGCACACCGCCGAGGAGGAGGACGAGCACCTGGGGCACGAAGTACGAGACCTCGACCCCGGGGAAGAACACCGTCCGCAGGAACAGGGTGTGGAAGCGTCGGCGCCGGGACTCCTCCAGGGCGTCACGGCTCGCGGTGATCCGCCGACGCTCCAGCCGCAGCGCCTCGACCGTGCGGGCCCCCGACGCGGTCGCCGCGACGATCTCCGCGACCTCCGAACCGGCCGCGCCCTCCGCGAGATAACCGGTGCGCGCCCGGCGCAGATACCAGCGCAGCACCACCCCGATGCCGCTCAGTCCGAACAGCGCGCACACCCCGAGCAACGGGTCCAGCGCGAACACCGCGCCGATCAGGAACAGCGCCTGCACCGAGCTGATCAGCAGCTCGGGGCCCACGTCACGCAGGGTCTTGCCCACCGCGTCCACGTCGGCCGTGCCGCGCGCCGTCAGATCACCGGTGCCCGCCCGCTCCACGACCGACGCCGGCAGCGACAGGGTCCGGTCCACGAACTCCTCACGCACCCGGGCCAGCGTCCGCTCCCCGAACCGGTGCCCCACGTACCGCGCCCAGCGCGCCAGCAGCAATTGCGCCACCGCGCACAGCAGGATCGCCGCCGCCAGCCGGTCCACGACCCCGACGCCGGCCCCGCCGCGCACCTCGTCGATGATCCGGCCCACCAGCCACGGCCCGGCCAGTCCCGTCGCGGCCGCCGCGCCGTTCAGCGCCAGGACGGCCAGGAAGGCCCGCCCGTCCGCCCGCACCAGCCGCACGGTCGCCCGCCGCACGGCCCGCGCGTCGGCGATGGGCAGCCGCCCGGAGGGGTCGGGGGTGGGACCGCCGGTGCGGGATGCCGTTGCCGCCGTCTCCGTCACCGCAGGACCTCCGCGTCCGTGTGCACCGTGCCCTCCGTATTCTCCGCGTCCCCGGTGTCCCCGGCCGCCTCCCCGTCGCCCCCGCCTCGCGGCTCGGGCGGCTCTTCCGTGTCCCGGGCCACCAGAGCGCGGTAACCCCGTTCCGTGGTGAGGAGTTCGTGGTGGGTGCCGGTGGCCGCGACCTTGCCGTCGACCAGGTGGAGGACGGTGTCGGCGTGGGCGAGGACGAGGGGTGACGTGGTGATGACCAGGGTCGTGCGGCCCGCGCGGGCGGACCGGAGCCGGCCGGCGACCCGGGCCTCCGTGTGCGCGTCGAGCGCCGAGGTCGGCTCGACGGCGAGCAGGATCTCGGGGTCGGCCACCAGCGCCCGCGCCAGCCGCACCCGCTGCCGCTGACCGCCGGAGAGATTGCGGCCCTGCGCGTCGATCGTCGCGTCGAGGCCGTCCGACAGGCCCTGCACGATGTCCTCGGCCATCGCCGCCCGCAACGCCCGCCGGGCCGTCTCGTCGTCGACGTCCCCCTGCCCGCCGAGCAGTTCACGCAGCCGACCGGCGAACAGGTCGGCCTCATGATCGGCCACCAGGATCCGCGCCCGGACCTGCGCCAACGGGATCGCGTCCAGCGGGATCCCGCCCCAGGTCACCGCGGTCGGGCCGTACCGGCCGAGCCGGTCCACCACCGCCACCGCGTCGCCCGGCCGGTCGGCGGCCAGCGCGACCAGCCGGCCCGGCGGCACCCGCACCCCCGACTCGGGGTCGTGCAGCGTCGACGGCTCGGCGGGCGCGTCCGTCGTGCCGTGGTCCGGCAGCGGCTCCAGGTCCAGGAAGCGGATGACGCGCCGCGCGGCCACCACCCCGCGGCTGACCTCGTACCCCCAGTCGACGAAGTACGACACCGGCCGCACCAGCACGGTGACGTAGCCGTACACCGACACCAACTCGCCCACGCTGATGGCCCCCTGCGCGGCGAGCCGGGCCGCCAGCCAGGTCACCACCGCGAGGAACACCGTCGGCAGCCCCACCCCGAGCGCCTGCATCCAGCTGGTCACCGCCCCCACCCGGTACCCCTGCGCCCGCAGCCGCTGCGAGTCCCGGTGGAACGCGTCGGCGACCAGCCCCTTGCCGCCCAGCCCGCCCAGGACCCGCAGCCCGCCCGCGAGGTCGGCGATCCGCGCGGTCAGCACGCCCCGCCGCTCCCGGTACTCCGTCTCCGTGCCCTGCAACCGCCGCATCAACGGCCCCACGATCACCGCGATCAGCGGCATCCCGAGCAGCACGACCGCCGCGATGGGGAGCGAGACCGACACCAGCAGCCCGGCGACCACCAGGTAGGCGGCGAGTGCCCCCGCCCCCGGCCCGATGACCGTCAGCGAGCCGGCGATCGTCTGGACGTCCCCCACGCCGATCGTGACGACCTCGCCGGTGCCGACGCGGCGGCGCAGCGCCCCTCCCAGCCGGACGGCGTGCGCCATCACGACCTTCACCGTGCGGAAGTTGGCGTCCATCCGGACCCGCGTCATCGTGCGGTGGCGCATGATGCTCAGCCAGGCGTTGAAGGCGCCGAAGCCGAAGAGGGCGGCCGTCCAGCCGACCAGGGCCCGATGGTCGCCGGGTGCCAGGCCCTCGTCGATCGCGCGGGAGAGCAGGTACGGGGTGGCGGCGAGCAGCACCATCCAGGCGCAGGAGATGAGGGAGCCGAGGGCGGAACGGCCGGCCTGCTGCTTGACCAGCCACCACAGGTAACGGGCACCGCCACGGCGGTCGGGGGTGCCGGGGTCCTCGTACGCGTTGATCATCGGCCCCCGGTTTCTGTGTGGACTCGGATGACGCCGAGTGGGCGGTGCGATGTGGGTGCGGGCGGGTTATGACGGCGAGGCAGTGGTGGCTTCCAAAAAGGCTCTGGTGGTTGCCACGAACTGGTCGGGGTCGTCGAGCCAGGGGTTGTGTCCGGCGCCGGGCTGGACGGCGAGTTCGGCGTTCGGGAAGAGGGCCGCGAACTCGGCCATGGTGGCGGGAGGGGCTCCGAGGTCGGCCTCACCGGCCAGGAGGAGGACCGGTGGGGTGAACCGGGCGAGTGCGGTGCGGGTGGTGCCTGGGGTGAAGGCGCCTTCGGCGCCGAAGGCGGCGACGATCTCGGGGTTCATCCGTTCGTCCCCGCCGGCCTGATGCGCCTGGGCCGCCTCGTCCCAGCGGCCGTAGGAGAACGGTGCGACGGCCTGCCAGCTGTCGGCGGAGGCCCTGCCCGCCACGATCGCCTCCAGGGCCGCGAACGCCTCGGGGAACCACGGTTCGTCCCGGCGCAGTCGCGCGGTCTCCAGCCGGAGGTCACCGGTGATCGTGAGGCCCACGGCCCTGACACTCGGGGTGATCAGCGCGAGTTTGCCGACGTTCTCCGGGTGACGGCTCACGTAGAGCGCGGCGAGATTGGCGCCGGCGCAGTGCGCGAGGAGGTCCATCCGGTCGAGGCCGAGGTGCTCGCGCAGGGCTTCGACGTCGTCGACGAGTCGGTCGCAGCGGTAGGTGGCGGTGTCCTCGGGAGTCGCGGACTCGCCGGTGCCCCGGAGATCCAGCCTGATCAACCGCCGGTGCGCGGAGAGTCCGCCGAGGTCGCCGAGGTACGTGGAGTCCGTCGGCCCGCCGGGCAGGCAGACCACCGCGGGGCCCTCTCCGCACACGTGGTAGGCGAGCTCGGTCCCGTCGTACGCGGAGAAGGTAGGCATGGTCAAGAGCCTGTCAGCGGCGTTCGGGCGGGAGCAACCGGGTTTCCGCGTTGCGAGTGCCATCGGACGCAACCGGGGTTCCGCGTCGCGAGTGCCATCGGATCGCGGGCGTCACGCCAGGCTGTCCCGCCAGGCCCGGTGCAGGTCCGCGAAGCGGCCCGTGCCCGCGATCAGGTCCGCCGGGGTGCCGTCCTCCACGATCCGGCCGTGTTCCATCACCAGGACCCGGTCGGCGATCTCGACCGTGGAGAGGCGGTGGGCGATCACCACGGCCGTGCGTCCGCGCAGCACCGTCGCCATGGCGCGCTGGACCGCCCGTTCGCCCGGGATGTCGAGGGAGCTGGTCGCCTCGTCCAGGATGAGGACGGCCGGGTCGGCCAGCAACGCCCGTGCGAACGCCACGAGTTGGCGCTGACCGGCGGAGATACGGCCACCTCGCTTGCGTACGTCGGTGTCGTAGCCGTCGGGCAGCGCGCTGATGAAGTCATGGGCGCCGATGGCCTTCGCGGCGCGCTCGATCTCCTCGCGGCCGGCGTCGGGGCGGCCGATGGCGATGTTCTCGGCGACCGTGCCGGAGAACAGGAACGACTCCTGCGTCACCATGATCACCCCGCGCCGCAGCTCGGGCACCGAGAGGTCGCGCAGGTCGACGCCGTCGAGCAGGACCCGCCCGGAGGAGGGGTCGTAGAAGCGGGCCACCAGCTTGGCGAGGGTCGACTTGCCGGCGCCGGTGGAGCCGACCACCGCCACCGTGGTGCCCGCCGCCAGGGTGAGGTCGAACCGGGGCAGGACCTCGCCGCCGGTGCGGTACGCGAACCGTACGCCGTCGAACACGACCTCACGGCCCGGGAGTTCACGGTCGGTGGCCGGCAGCTCCTTCGGCTCGGCGGGCTCCGGGACCGACGGGGCCTGGGCCAGCAGACCGGCGATCTTCTCCAGCGAAGCCGCCGCCGACTGGTACGAGTTGAGGAACATGCCGAGCCGGTCGATCGGGTCGTACAGCCGCCGCAGATACAGCACCGCCGCCGCCAGCACACCCAGTGCCAGCGACTCCGACGCCACCCGGTACGCGCCCCACAGCACGATCGCCGCGACCGTGATGTTGGCGACCACCCGAGAGCAGACCACATAGCGGGCCATCTCCAGGATCGCGTCGCCGTTCGTGCGCTCGTGGTGCCGGTTCAGGGCGCTGAACTCGGCGTCGTTCGCGGCCTCCCGGCGGAACGCCCGCACCGGACGGATCCCGTTCATCGTCTCCGCGAACTTCACGATCACCGCGGCGATCGCGCTGGACCGGGCCGTGTAGACGCTCGCCGCGCGCCGCTGGTACATCCGCACGAACCCGTACAGCGGCACGAACGACGCCAGCGCCGCCGCGCCGAGTCCCAGGTCCAGCCAGAGCAGCATCGCCGAGATGTAGACGAACGCGAGGATCACGCCGATGAGTTCCTGCAGGCCCTCGTTGAGCAGTTCGCGCAGCGACTCGACGTCCGTGGTGGACCGGGAGATCAACCGGCCCGAGGTGTACCGCTCGTGGAAGTCGACGCTCAGTGCCTGCGCGTGCCGGAAGATCCGGCCGCGCAGATCCAGCAGCACGTCCTGGTTCACCCGCGCGGACGCCCCGATGAACAGGTACTGCAGCCCGCCGGCCGCCAGCGCGCACGCCAGATAGCCGACCGCCACCGCGATCAGCGGACCGTGCCGGCCGTCCCGGAGCGCCGGTACGGCGCTGTCGATGGCGTACGCCACCAGCAGCGGGCCCGCCTGCACCGCGGCCTGCTGGAGCAGGAGCAGCACGCTCGCCACGACCACCCGGGCCCGCATCGGCGCGAGCAGGGAGCGCAGCAGCGCGAGGGTGGCGCCCGGGGGAGTGGGGAGGTCGTCGTGGTCGAAGGGGTCGTCGGCGGGGGCCCGGTGTGTGGGGGGCGCGGTGGTGGACCGGTCGCCGTCGTCGGGCGCCTTCTCCAGGGAGGTCGTCCCGCCCGACCGGCCCGCCGACTGCCCGTTCGCCACGCCGTTCGACTCCTCGTTCGACTCTTCGTTCGGTTCCTTGTTCGGCGCGGTGGTCAGGGGCGCCGTCATCGCTCGTCCTCCTCGGTGCCGGACATCAGATGGGCGTACTCGGTGTTCGTGCGCAGCAGTTCCTGGTGCGTGCCCACGGCCGTGACGCGGCCGCCGGAGAGCAGGGCGACCCGGTCGGCGAGCAGCACGGTCGACGGGCGGTGGGCCACGATCAGCGCGGTCGTCTCCGCGAGCACGCGGCGCAGCGCGGCCTCCACCGCGGCCTCCGTGTGCACGTCCAGCGCCGACAGCGGGTCGTCGAGGACGAGGAAGCGGGGCCTGCCGACCACCGCGCGGGCGAGCGCCAGGCGCTGCCGCTGGCCGCCGGAGAGGCTGAGGCCCTGCTCGCCGACCTGGGTGGCCGTGCCTTGCGGGAGCGCGTGCGCGAACTCCGCCTGGGCGATGGACAGGGCGCGGTCCAGCTCTGGTTCGCCCGCGTCCGGTGGGGCGCCCATCAGCACGTTCTCGCCGACGGTGGCCGAGAACAGGGTGGGTTCCTCGAAGGCCACGGCGACCAGGGCGCGCAGCGCGTCCCGGGGCATCTCGGTGATGTCGTGGCCGTCCAGGGTGATACGGCCGGAGGTCACCTCGTGCAGCCGGGGGACGAGGGCGGTGAGGGTGGTCTTGCCGGAGCCGGTCGCGCCGACCAGGGCCATCGACTCGCCCGGGCGGATGTGGAGGTCGATGCGGTCGAGGGTGGGGGGCGTGTCGGGAGCGGCGTCGGGGTAGCGGAAGGTGACGTCGTGGAACTGAAGCCCGCCCTGTTGCATGGTGCCGGTGCGAGTGCCGGTCTGGGTGCCGGTGGCGCTGTCGGGGAGGGGGCGCTGCTCGCTGGGAGGTGCCGCTGCGCCCACCCTCCCCCACTCTCGGCTTCGCTCGAGCGGGGGGACCCCCATCGCCCCAGCGGCACGACTGCCCGCAGTTAGGGCGGCATCCGTCGCCGACCCCTCCGGGGCCTCGTCCATCACCTCGAAATAGCGTTCCGTCGCTGTCGCCGCCTCCTGGCTCATCGCCAGGAGGAAGCCGATCGAGTCGACGGGCCAGCGGAGTGCGAGCGCGGTGGAGAGGAAAGCGACCAGGGTGCCCGCCGACAGCACGCCGTCGGCGACCTGGACGACGCCGAGGACGAGCGCCGCGCCGATCGCGATCTCGGGGAGCGTGACGATGACGCCCCAGATCGCCGACAGCAGGCGGGCCTTGCGCAGCTCGGTGCCGCGCAGTGTCCGGGACAGCTCACGGAACGCGCGCGCCTGGCTGCGGTGCCGCCCGAACCCCTTGATGATGCGGATCCCGAGCACGCTCTCCTCGACGACCGTCGTCAGGTCGCCGACCTGGTCCTGCGCGAGGCGCGCGACGGCGTTGTACTTCCGCTCGAAGACGACGCAGGTCACGATCACCGGCACGACGGGCCCCAGGATCACCAGCCCCAGCGTCCAGTCCTGGGCGAGCATGATGATCACGCCGACGACGATGGTCACCGCGTTGACCAGCAGGAACGTCAGCGGGAAGGCGAGAAACATCCGCAGCAGCATCAGATCGGTCGTCCCGCGCGAGAGGAGCTGACCGGAGGCCCAGCGGTCGTGGAAGGCGACCGGGAGGCGCTGCAGATGCCGGTAGAGATCCGCGCGCATCGACGCCTCGACCCCCGCGAGGGGCCGTGCCACGAGCCAGCGCCGCAGGCCGAACAGCAACGCCTCGGCGAGCCCGAGCAGCAGCAGGTACAGCGCGCCGAGCCACACGCCCGCCGGGTCCCGGTCGGCGACCGGTCCGTCCACCATCCACTTCAGGACGAGCGGGATGAACAGGCCCACGAGGGAGGCGACGATCGCGACGAACGCGGCGAAGGACAGCCGTACCCGCACGGGCCGCACATACGGCCACAGCCGCAGCAGCGTACGTACGGCGGACCGCCCCGCGGCCTTCTCGGGCGGCCCTGCCCGCTCGGGTTCCGCGGGCTCGGAGGCCGCGCCCGATTCCTCGGTCCGGTCGGGTTCCTCTGCGGTTGCACGTGTCGTGGGCATCAGCAGCGAGCCTACGGATCGCCACTGACAACGCCCACCGAGTTTTGGCCGGACCACCCTCGGCCGTGAGTCCTAGGACAGCCGCGCGACCCCGCTCCCGGCCTCCCGTCTCCCGTGCGGTCACCCACCTCCGCGAGACCCACCCACAGCCCTCCTCAGTCCCTCACCCTCAGCCGATCACCCGCAGCAGCAGGACGCACCGCGCCGGTACCGTCACCGTCTCGCCCGCCCGGTGGACCGCCCCCGGGCCCTCCCGCTGTTCCTCCCGGGACGTGTCGACGACCACCTCGTAGCGGCCGGCCCACGGCGTCCCCGGCAGCACGAAGCTCACCGGGCGGTCGCCGGCGTGCAGGACGGTGAGGAAGCTGTCGTCCAGGACGGGGGCACCCCGGGCGTCCCGGCCGGGGATGTCCCGTCCGGACAGATACATGCCCAGCGTCGCCGTGGGCGCGTACCAGTCCCGTTCGGTCATCTCGGTGCCGCGTGCCGTGAACCAGGCGAGGTCACGCAGGCCGTCGGCCGAGTGGGCGCGGCCCGAGAAGAAGGCCCGGCGGCGCAGGACCGGGTGGGCGTGGCGGAGCGCGATCAGCCGGGACGTGAGGTCGAAGAGGGCCTTCCAGGCGGGGTCCTCCAGCAGGCTCCAGTCGAGCCAGCTGATCTCGTTGTCCTGGCAGTACGCGTTGTTGTTGCCCCCCTGGGTGCGGCCCAGTTCGTCGCCGGCGACCAGCATCGGCACGCCCGTGGACAGCAGCAGCGTCGTCACCAGGTTCCGCAACTGGCGTCGCCGCAGCGCCCGTACGCGTTCGTCGTCCGTCTCGCCCTCGGCGCCGCAGTTCCAGGACCGGTTGTCGTCCGAGCCGTCCCGGTTCCCCTCCCCGTTCGCCTCGTTGTGCTTGCGCTCGTACGACACCAGGTCGCGCAGCGTGAAACCGTCGTGCGCGGTGATGAAGTTGACCGAGGCGTAGGGCCTGCGACCGCCCCACGCGTACAGGTCGCTCGACCCCGACAGGCGGTAACCGAGGTCCCGCACGTCCGGCAGCGCGCCCCGCCAGAAGTCCCGGACCGCGCCCCGGTAGCGGTCGTTCCACTCCGTCCACAGCGGCGGGAACGCCCCGACCTGGTAGCCGCCGGAGCCCACGTCCCACGGCTCCGCGATCAGCTTCACCCGCCGCAGCACCGGGTCCTGCGCGATGACCGCGAGGAACGGGGAGAGCATGTCGACGTCGTGCATCGAGCGGGCGAGCGCCGCCGCCAGGTCGAAGCGGAAGCCGTCGACGCCCATCTCCGTCACCCAGTAGCGCAGCGAGTCCGTGATCAGGCGCAGGACGTGCGGCTGGACCACGTGCAGGGTGTTGCCGCATCCCGAGTAGTCCGCGTAGCGGCGCGCGTCGCCCTGCAGGCGGTAGTAGCCCCGGTTGTCGATGCCGCGCAGCGACAGGCTCGGG
This genomic stretch from Streptomyces deccanensis harbors:
- a CDS encoding M4 family metallopeptidase, producing the protein MTPRRPLYARHKRTTLAIATAVAAGALLTTGLTSGATAQPAPVADKAKPAGAPVLLTPAARTALIKKADAATAETADEIGLGAKEELVVRDVLKDADGTVHTRYERTYGGLPVLGGDLVVHESKAGDIKSVSKATTASVKVADLTADVTKATAEKQALKAAKAEGSTKTAADKAPRKVVWAASGKPALAYETVVGGFQHDGTPQELHVVTDAETGKKLYEWEAVQTGSGNSQYNGQVTIGTSLSGSTYQLNDASRGAHKTYNKARATSSSAGTLFTDADDVWGTGTATSSSTDQNAAVDAHYGAQVTWDFYKNVLGRNGIRNNGVAAYSRVHYGNAYVNAFWSDSCFCMTYGDGAGNTKPLTSLDVAGHEMTHGLTSNTAGLNYSGESGGLNEATSDILGTAVEFYAANAKDPGDYLIGEKVDIRGNGTPLRYMDQPSKDGSSANYWSSSLGSLDVHYSSGPANHFFYLLSEGSGAKTINGVSYNSPTSNGATITGIGRAKAVQIWYKALTTYMTSTTNYKGARTATLNAASSLYGASSAEYAAVNAAWAAVNVTA
- a CDS encoding M4 family metallopeptidase, which codes for MLRRQSHRRTSHTGNTFGHTARRRTAAGALVAVTALLAAAVQSGAATAAPEKAPSAAGKATGAASVKLTPAQRAELIREADATKAATAEELSLGAKEKLVVRDVVKDRDGTVHTRYERTYDGLPVLGGDLVVETTKAGETEDVVKATKAKIAVPSLTPTVSRAKAEKQALGAAKAEDAKSPDINRAPRKVVWAASGKPVLAYETVVGGFQHDGTPQELHVITDATSGAKLYEWEAVETGTGNTVYSGQVTLGTTQSGSTYNLTDGARGNHKTNNLNRGTSGAGTLFSGPDDVWGNGTPSNLESAAADAHYGAALTWDYYKNVHGRSGIRGDGVGAYSRVHYGNNYVNAFWQDTCFCMTYGDGSGNANPLTSIDVAAHEMTHGLTSNTAGLNYSGESGGLNEATSDIFGSTVEFFAANSSDVGDYLIGEEININGDGTPLRYMDRPSKDGSSKDAWYSGIGSIDVHYSSGPANHFFYLLSEGSGAKTINGVSYNSPTSDNLPVTGIGRDKAEKIWFRALTTKFTSTTNYAGARTGTLAAAGELYGTTSAEYTAVANAWAGVNVGTRPGGGGGGGTSFESTTDVSIPDNGAAVTSPVTVSGRTGNAPSNLAVAVDIVHTYIGDLQVQLVAPDGTAYTLKAYGTGGSTDNINTTYTVNASSEVANGVWQLRVQDNAARDTGYINSWKLTFP
- a CDS encoding ABC transporter ATP-binding protein, whose translation is MTETAATASRTGGPTPDPSGRLPIADARAVRRATVRLVRADGRAFLAVLALNGAAAATGLAGPWLVGRIIDEVRGGAGVGVVDRLAAAILLCAVAQLLLARWARYVGHRFGERTLARVREEFVDRTLSLPASVVERAGTGDLTARGTADVDAVGKTLRDVGPELLISSVQALFLIGAVFALDPLLGVCALFGLSGIGVVLRWYLRRARTGYLAEGAAGSEVAEIVAATASGARTVEALRLERRRITASRDALEESRRRRFHTLFLRTVFFPGVEVSYFVPQVLVLLLGGVLLARGSVTLGAVVSAALYLQQLSGPLDEILMRVELLQSSGASFARVEGLAGAPRTGSAATPEPADDRIDVRGVRYAYERGGEVLRGVDLTVRPGERLAVVGPSGAGKTTLSRLLAGIDAPTAGTVTVGGVPVVDLGPERLRRQVVLVTQEHHVFLGTVRDNLLIAEPAATDEELWAALSAVGADGWVRDLPDGLGTRLGEGGRRTDGPQAQQLALARVVLADPHTLILDEATALLDPTTARHTERALAAVLHGRTVIAIAHRLHTAHDADRVAVMEDGRLTELGTHEELVAADSAYAALWRRWHGDERTPPGERSV